The Homalodisca vitripennis isolate AUS2020 unplaced genomic scaffold, UT_GWSS_2.1 ScUCBcl_4470;HRSCAF=10652, whole genome shotgun sequence nucleotide sequence ttatctataaatatacatttgtttttagttatcTAGGGAACtagataaaataaaaccattccATCCCTATGAAGCATGACTTAAAGTCGGTTGCTTTACTTAACATCCGTAAAAAAGAAGGTCAAATTTgatgctatattatattttatacttaggTTAAAAGTGAAGGATTGTCTAGATaataacctttttttttattgtagcgtACGAAGTAATGGAAGAAACAGAAACAGAATGTTCACTGTATTGAATTATGCAGAAGTTTAGTAAGCCTTGAGCTCCagtggttttaaaaagttttaccatttattatttatttaatgtaacctATCAAAATGGgtaatactattttgaaaatctCATTTAAATGTGGTAATAAGTGATACATTATGATtggatttaattttgccttttataattaatccatcagatgttttttttgtttatgttttaaaaatgtggttctgaaaatacaattcaatgttatggcagattacagtttatttcttatttttataagtttagtaatttaaaacagtgtagttttgtgtacaacaccattagcagataagaactggcgaaatattgtagatgtaaattggcttctattgtctgaaactaagaccaaaggaaggccgaatgtagaaaaacatttttcttagctccTTCATACCTCATTCTGCTGACGTGTTTTCTTAGTAGGGATTACTTCAACCCACTTGGTAAAGGCGTCCACAACAATGAAATACCACTGACCTTGTATCGGGCCAGCAAAATCTATGTGTAATCTCTCCCATGGTCCTTGAGGGGTCAGCCATGGATGATTCGGTCcttttgcaggttgattttgttttagtcgacATTGTTTTACATGTACGTTACCATTTGCTCAATATCTCTGTCAATACTTTTCCACGTGCAAAAACTTCTAGCAAGGATTTTCATCTTCTCCATGCCTAGATGTCCAACATGTAGTTTCATTTAACACTGAGTGTTGTAAAGCTTCTGGAATCATTATCCTGTAGCCCTTGAATATGCTGCAACCATTTTGTAGTGTTAGTTCGTTGGTCGTGGAAACCAAAAGGTTCGACCGTCTCTCCTGTTTTCAAGGGCATGTAgtactggttgtaaatatttatcttgagcagttgttctggatataagcatactgtccaatctgcaatgaatcaagttgattaagttgaaaaaggctGCAATCGTCCACAAAGTTTGTAGTGCTATTGTTCAGTAGGAAAACGAGACAAAAAAGTCAACGTTGGCATGGTCAGAGGTTCTTTTATATTCAATTGAGTAGTCAAAACCTGATAAAAAGTGTGCATAAATTGAACAGTCTTGTAGCAGATATTGTTGGAAGGGTTTTGGTGGGACTGAATATTGACACTAACGGTTTATGGTCAGTCACTAAAATGAAACTTTCGCCCGTAGCAGTAAGGGAAAAATTTCTTGAGTCCCCAGTAAATACCTGTTGCTTCCTTATCAATttgactgtatttttgttcacatttggtCAAAGTGCGTGAGGCAAAACTAATTGGCCTCTCACTTCCATCGCTGTATCGATGTGAAAGACAGGCTCCAAGGCCCACTGGAGACGCATCGGTTGCAAGCACTAATGGGAGTTCTGGATTGTAGTGGACAAGTACATTGTTACTGGTTATTTCCGACTTAACCTTCTGAAAGccttcttcacattttgaagtccaCATATAACGGTTGCCtttcttcagtaaattattgAGTGGGTGGAGGATTGTTGCTAAATCTTTGATGAACTTGTTGTAATAGTTTGCCAGACCGAAAAATGTTCTAAGTTCACTTATGTTTTCCGGTCTTTTGCTGTTCATGATAGACAagactttgtctttggttttgtgaagtccttgagcatcaatgacatgcccaagatattggatactcgtttgaaaaaacttgcatttatctcggttcatctttaagttattgtttcttaatcgTTCTAGAACTTTACGTAATCTAGCCAATAATTCTTCAGCTGTTTTACCCTGAACGATAATATCGTCAAAGAAACATTGTACACCAGAAAGTCCCTGCAAGGTTTTGTCCATGAATTGTTGCCAGAGAGATGGTGCTACCTTCACCCCAAACATCAAACGATTTACTTTGTACATACCTTTATGGGTGCTGAGTGTCTGCATGTGTGCACTTTCTTCGTCCACTTTCATGTGGAGGTAAGCATTAGAAATATtccaaggtacaaaataattttcctccgttcatttgagagaagatttcttcaatcctgGGTAATGGATGGTTTTCGTCTTTGATCACTTTGTTTAAAGTCACTTTATAGTCAGCACAAATCCGTGTTTTGACCGTTCGGCTTGACAACAGGTACGATGGGTGTTCCCCAGTCTGAATGATCTATTTTTGTTATGATTCCACATTCTTCTAGTCTCGTAAGttcattttctactttacttcttagggaaaacggtacttgtcttggttttacaaatattggcgtcgcgccatcagtaagtctaaaatgtcccagatattcaggtataacaccaattttttcgatcaaataagtcactaaattcacttaacaagcttcctagattttgaagtctgactcgttgtaagacttttaatctcaccccaatctaatttaacttctctcaaccagtcccttccgaatatggcgtcaacgttttgatcaattaggtaaagttttccaacaaacttctgagtcttgtacgtgcatttaacaaatgttactcctttcggttttatggtttctcctgtataagttcgaagttcaatgttagtagaaaatattttctgtgggatggcaagctttttaaactcgttgtaagacattgtactaagagctgcaccagtgtctaattccatgggtaatgtcctgccttcgatgttgatgttaaccataaatttgtcattatttctgtcactaattacattaatctcatattcattctcactattcaagtcacttttgttttcagtttgatgttgtccaggtttcatttgtaattgagatttactttgcaaacaaacactagctatgtgtccaacttttccacattttcgacaagttgcatctatgaatctgcagctattagcacgatgggagggtgaaccacaacgatagcattttcctttgagcttttcaatggctgaatttgttgaacgtggactaagtagaggttttggccgaggtgagactctcttagatgtgtttttcttcatttgaatgtctttgctgaacctgatttaattcaatgtgttcagtacgtgttcggctaacagtcatactttctgctttggcaagctctatagccgaagctatgttcacaatgtcctgataggtgtgtttctcgcggtcttggagtaatttagtccgaatatctatgtctttcaatccacgaataaactgtaacttgagaaataagtctgcaactgatttaccgcaaccacaattgaagttacagttaattgtcatcttcttgagagccaccgagaactcactaactgattcatgttcttgttgagtccgtgaaataaatttatgctgcAAGGCCCACTGGCTTGGTTGCGGGTCGATAAAATCCTTGAGAAGCTGTACTAACTCGTCGTAATCTTTATCTAACGGGTCGTTGGGAGCACAAATATCGTACAGTTGTTGGTGCAGTTGGGGAGTGAGAGCATGTAGCAAtgtgtaaactttagttttatcatcagctctttgattctttagttgtaaaaacacttctaatcttctcacaaaattttgaaattgtttcatcagggtggtagggattgaaatttatattccctgaagtgtagtttgaaaaccgtacaaacagcttcacttggagatgaagtagatgtaatttttgtgtctttgagattgtgtaccatttcttgtaattttgttgtaaggtttaaatactcatcctccacattacatctgtattctatttcatgttctaaatagttttcatctgtcaaacaatcaatgccattctgaacctgcttgtaacgttcccagtattcagtcacagccttgatttttatatttagttcggttaatgtagggttaccttcagcaagtcttttgccctttgaaaaattggcccttaataatagatcgagctttttttagtttttgtaactcttcttcttctttagtcatttctccttctttttacctcgtcgccactgttaaattactaaacttataaaaataagaaataaaactgtaatctgccataacattgaattgtattttcagaaccacattttttaaaacataaacaaaaaaacatctgatggattaattataaaaggcaaaattaaatcaatcatatgtatcaattgcacgtggaaaagtattgacagagatattgagcaaatggtacgtacatgtaaacaatgtcgactaaaacaaaatcaacctgcaaaaggaccgaatcatccatggctgacccctcaaggaccatgggagagattacacatagattttgctggcccgatacaaggtcagtggtatttcattgttgtggacgcctttaccaagtgggttgaagtaatccctactaaaaacacgtcagcagaatggtgtatgaaggagctaagaaaaatgttttctacattcggccttcctttggtcttagtttcagacaatggaagccaatttacatctacaatatttcgccagttcttatctgctaatggtgttgtacacaaaactacagctccctaccatccttcgtctaatggacaagctgagcgttatgtccaaacagtaaaaaaatcactgagggcaatggaagatgaggggggaaagattgagctaaaattatataggcttttgatgcaacttcgacaatctccaaacacaactggctcaaactcatacaacttaatgtttggaagaagtgttcgaactcacttgagcctattactaccagatagcaaaaatgcacaagaagttacacgaatcgtacgcagacaatttcaggtgggagacagagtacaggctcgagattacaccaactcaagatacaagtggagttttggaacaattatggaaaaagaaagttcgctactgtacaaagttaaaatggacgatggaagtgtttggaggaggcatgttgaccagctattgaaatgtgaagtttagggggggagaattgatacatatgattgatttaattttgccttttataattaatccatcagatgttttttttgtttatgttttaaaattgtggttctgaaaatacaattcaatgttatggcagattacagtttatttcttatttttataagtttagtaatttaacaataaGACAAACCTAAAGCTGCTTACGTTCATCAGTAAATTTGTGCTGTGTATGGACCACATATGGAGAGTGATCAATGTATAATTTATGTATGAATAGAAAGAAATGTGTAGGTGATGCCTGTCTGTCCGTAGTAAATAATGAACTTGTCCCGAAACGTtttaagctatatatatatatatatattgtcttttgataggcatcagctgttttacatagattAGAACAATTTTAcaagatttcaattttttaaattccaatggtactttatctaacaaaatccgtcaacgcgTAAGAGAGCACAAGCAACGCATAAGCACTAATACctgtcaactgtgacatgtttgttgctcccagCTTGTGCTAGCATATCTTTCCAGTGGTCATTTTCGCTTATGTACTGATAATTTCGTTAAAACAAATACCGTTGGAATTTTAATGAAGTTGCTCAAAaaactatacagttttttttttgttatttgacttgaaaaattttcaacatatgccatttttttaatattaaagaaaataacacaattattattttttcctctactcaaatctatgtgccaaatttggtttcctcAGATTTAATCGTTctagagaaattaattttttaatacaaaaattgcgGCTAGTGAACATTTTTAATCTATACTTATAGGACATTTTCTgcttaaaatgataaataatataattatatgtatatatatatatttatatacaattataatatatataattgattcaatatatatttctcaaacaaattgaaacttggtacaaaaatttattttgtaaatatatcagcTAAGTTCGTTGCTTGGTACACCACTTCATTTCGATATGGCAGctattatatcttcaaaaaaaagtacaacttcattatttataaagCTAGGGGGGAAAGAAAAAGTGCTCTGGAATGCTTGTAACATTTCCTAAACGTTTGTTGTGAAAGATGTTGTATCTCAgatggtttttgagatattgagaaCCTACATGTAAatccatgagaataaattaatatttcaattattacaaagtttatCTTCTCACAACTGAgtctgaagaaatatttttctattataagtattaattaatttgtttactatcTGTGTACTCCTATTTATATGAGTTTTGTTTTACAGAATATGGATATTGTTAAAGCTACAGAGAGACTACTGAAACTTGctgtaagtatttttttcatcattCATGATAATATTAGtagttataaaacttgttttttatttttatcagaactAGTAACTAACGTTTTACTATTTACTAAATTGTGTTTTCAGATCCCAAATCATCTTCTCTGGCTAATATTTTTCTACCTCTTGTTCCATTCTTTCTTGAACTTGGTTGGTGAGCTCCTACATTTTGCTGACCGCAATTTTTTTTAACAGCGATTGGTGGAACGCAAAGAACATTGATGTGTTCTGGCGTAGTTGGAACACTCCAGTTCACCTTTGGGCTGTGCGGTATGTTCTGTGCATTATCTTATTTagacagtttttattattttgtcataaaattaatgGGAAACATTTTCATAGcccatatacagggtgaataaaaatACAGGACCCCCAACATTAATATTCTATAGTTCATATAAGGTAGTAGTGCAATGTGGAAAGAAAGTTACATTTGCTGATTTTTAACATTCTTTGTGTCCCTCAAAAATGCATGATCGTTTGTGTTCTGAATCAGTTAGGAATAAAATGGATGAAGGATccaatgaagtttaaaaataacccTATTATTTGCAGAAAATATGTTTAACCATCAGTACAATACCCCCCACAAGGTTAACATagtctacccgatccatagattgacactTTTTTAAAAGGGTATGAAACAATTCAGCTCTGCGGCTCTATAACGCACTACCTCAGCACCTGAAAAACCTATCCAACTCAAAAcgttttggaaaaaaaagttaaaataattttcctgGACAGGTGTCCAAGTATTGTACAAGAATTTCTGTCAGATTGTaccaatatgtaaattatattaagcaaccttatttgattgttattattttaatatgtgagttatttcaaataacattatgttattaccgaaataaattatttctgattctgggGTCACTTGTGAAGGgtatacacttaaaatttttttgcccCCAAAATCCTGCATTTTTTGGAgacaaaaaaaatgttcaaaatcatcaaatgaaacttcctttgAAGAAGAgggtcctgactttttattcacccaCGTACATATATAAGTAAACatagaaaagtatttatatacGTATACATCTACAGTACAACCTCATTTATCTGAATCTCCAGATTATCTGGATCGACTTTACAGAGTGGAGGAACtccaattttttaaagaattaaccatttttgaacattttcggtgtaattttttatttttgtttacacatGTTTGGTGTTCAGAATACTGTGCATAAACAAATTATCAATGTTGTAGTAGACCTACAAAAGCTTTGATCATTGTAAACTTGCATGATGTAAATGATTGGCTTTAGACGACAACAGCATCAATGcgaaatcaattttaataataaaggaaCAGGAAAATGTCATGGCAATTCATTTTGATGCCACGGCTCATGTTTTATTTTGAGCTACACTCCGACACTTTGTCAGCAAAAATTATGGTCTTGAAACACCAGTATGTGTGAAAATATTTCCTGAAAccagtgtttaaaaaattcaacaaaatagacaacaaataatttatttgcaatcTCTATAATTTATctctgtaaaacaaaataatgaactGGTTCTCttacactgttttatttaaccaaaaaatttgttattatctCTTATCTATTATTTTTCCTGTATTTCCAGATTTTTATTTGCATGGATCACATCAATACAATTAACACAGATAAACGAGGTTGTACTCTTAAGTATCTCTTCTTTTGTatgaaaacaattacaattttcaaatagaaCTGGATTAGATGCACActatgaacaaatttatttacatgagAAGTAAAGAAAGCAAATAATGGAAGTCCTGTGTAGGGCACTTCTGTAAAGAATGCTCTATAAATCATAACACTAGTCTCCAAATAAAACTAgttgagttttaaatatatggCAGTAGCATTTAGtggttaaatatttacatataactaAAAGCTTTTATTATGCAGATGGGACAAATCCCATATTCCCTGTTTTGTGTATGTGAGAATAGATCAATCTAAAATTAATGGTATGTTCATttttaacgtaaataatttttatttactaagcaatattacttaaactttCATAGAAATCATAGTGTTCCAATTAATTGGAAAcagttttaactattttagataagttgaaaagaaaattactgtgtattatttaatttcagaCATCTGTATCTGCCAATGGTTGGCCTGGGATACAGCAAAAAACATGGCAAGCATCATGGTATTCTTCACCAGTGCCTTTTTTCCACGAGTACCTTGTCAGTGTGCCTCTTAGAACCTTCAAAATTTGGGCATTTTTAGGAATGATGGCTCAGGTATGGTCAGGCTCATATTTggccttttaaaattatataaatgagttTTAAGTTCTTTATACCAGAATAAATGGATCTAGGATTTGTTTCAAaggaaaccaatttataatttttactgaaatgtaATCAATGTTTTGTTCCAAATAGGTCaatcaatttgtaaatttaattattcagttaaaaaatattttaaacagcttaaatatataatatataatttcaatttaattaccaTTATCAAGCAGTCTCATACCATCTAAGGATTAAAATGGCTCAAGAAAATAGACTAGTTTATCAAGCTGATAACAGGTCTATTTGGAGTAAAGATTTATGTTGGTGGTAGAATTTGTTGAAGTAGGTATTTCTAAGTTAGTTTGAAGATATAATAAGTGCTTAAATATAAGCAGCAATTAGAAGTAAAAATAGAGGAAATatgtagttttcaataaaatatatttatctgattaggtgtattttttaataaccaaatgACGGTTACTTTTAGAATAGCCCTCCTAAATGACAAAACCAAGCAAATAGCAAACTCTTTTTTTACCCTACAACACTAGAGATGAGATAATACATTTGTTGGAGTAGTACAACTATACGGTATATAGTGGGAACGAAATTAATGAATGATTATGACAATACAAAAATCAGAATAAATGATGAATGATTTTTCATTTGGAAAATGAGATTTACTAAAGAAAGTCAGCTTTGCTaagaaaataataagatatttgatTGAAGTACCTGAGATGTTAAGATAATGTGTagcattgtaaaattaaaattaaaagatgatAATGCAAATcatcaatttcaaataaataatgacaaataCTACTATGCCCTAATCCAGGTGTTCAAAATGTACAGCCTGAAAAGAGATAAATAGACTAATAAATCACTGAAATTAAGTCTTCAGCTGGATATTGTCTCTACGAAAATACTAATATTCTGTAAAGAAATAACTGGTCACCTAATTCATTATATAAATGATTCATTCACTTCTAGAATGTTTTCTATCTGCTTTAATAGTATACTGATCAAATTTAACGCTTTGTGACGTAATGCCTTCACTACAGGTTTGAATTGAGTGATCTTGACTACTCTCACAATAAAGCATGCACTATGGtgtctgccacagtcaacattaTAACTAACTGCTTACATCCAGCAGCTTGATTTCAGTCTGGTAGATCAAAAATAGATCTCATCGGCCTGGTTGAGTAAAAAACAGATCAAGAAAACTTGTTATTCTTAGGGTAAACAGAAAAAATCATCGAAACAGAGTGGATCAAAGGTTAACAAGAAGATGAAGCCAAATAATTGAAATAAGCCATGTAAGTAAtagtataacaaaacaaataaagtcACTACCACCTGCCATTTAATCATGGTGTACCACAAGAATCTGTACTGAGTCTAGTCCTGTTCATTTTACATTTCCTAGATAAATGCAAAACTACAGCGACACACTGTTGTACACTGATGGTACATGCTTTGTGCTAGTTAAAAGAAAACCAGTACAAACTTGAAATAGCTATACTATAGTGAATATGGCAACACAGTACTGCCAAGAAAACAAGCTTGTTAAATAAAACTCAGCTGAGTGATTTATGTAATCCACAGTGTTAAAAGCACTAGTAACACAGAAAATGTATAGACCAAAGTTGTCTTATATGACCCCAGTAAATGAATCACACCTGCGATTTAGAATTACTGTCTAAGGAGGCACTACAAGGGGCAAATCACAGTGGTTCCTTATCCACCAAAATATAGCAATCAGAATTCTTATGAATCACTGGCCAAGAGAATCTTGTTGACCATCCTTCAGAAGGTTGAAAATATTCATTGTAGTAAACCTCTAAATTCTGGAAATGATCTCTTCCATCCATCTTAAATGACCTGAAGTAGCAACAACAGGTGCTTGTAAAAAAACTAGGCATGCCTGTATCTGCCACAAGCTCCCTGTCATAGACTAACAGTGACAGAAAAAGAGCCAAGTTATAAATGTCACGAAGTTTACAACGTGATATGAAAATAGATAAACATATATTCGGATAACTCAAACCCCTGCAGTTCCTATCCAGGAGTGTGGATCTTAGAACTGAAAATTAGCATTAAAGAATCTCACTCTACCTagcatgtataattttttttatttaatgtattggcAATGCTTACTAATCATCCTCTTTCTGatctaaatttgatttataacatCAGATTATACACACACTTATCAATTCTTCTACAGCcgatatcagttttaaaaattttatacacatGAAGATTTTTCCATTTTATACAGTTgtctaaaatttgtaaatttatttattgtactttcaGATTCCATTGGCCATCATTTGTCGTAAGATAGAAACCAAATATGGCAGTCGTTGGGGCAACATCATCGTCTGGTCTTCTCTGATCGTCGGACAGCCCCTCTGCATCATGATGTACTACCACGACTATGTCATCACACACTTTGGCAAGGCCTTGCTGGAGGCATATGCCCAGGTCTAACCTCTAAAAATTAGTAGTCATCTTAACTAGATTTGTTATTAGTTAACCGAGTAGCATTCCAAAGTACTTCTGCTTCAAGTGTACTTAGTCCATGAGAAAAAGCGGCTGTTTAACAAGCTGGTCATATGAGACTGATAAACATTCCATGTTttgcaatttttgtaatttacagaattttataattgttcttatattgaatagtttattatatatttttatattctagcATGTAGGGTTTGTCGTCTCGTTGAAGAGATGGTGCTtgcttatattgtattttaccttATCAGCCTTGAAATAGTAGAGATTGTGAAATCTGTTAGTGTagaatttataatcaaaataatgtttaataaacatttttgaaatctGTGATCTACTTAAGCAGAGCCTCCATGACTGTGGTGGAAAACTGAAACCACACATTCCATGACTTTCTTCTTTGCCAGAGTTTTAAAGGCATGGGCATTCAAGTTTCAATCTTAAAAAaccgttaaaaatgtattttaaattaacatttctcTTTTGTTACAAGTGAATAAGAAGTTTCAAAATGcaattaataattactatattaatttcCAATATGATAGTTGACAATTTAGTTTTTTCCATTGGAAATAAAATAGGCTATAATAAAACTGAACTCAAAAATAGTctaacatatttttctaattaaacttttaagaaaGTTATTAGGGTGGTACTGATTGTACCAGTAAGCAAAAATAGCTTTTACAGAATAATATGAATAGTAATATGAGGTGTTGGACTAATATGGAGCAACGGAGTTTCCAATTTGattgataaattgtaaaatttattagaGAGCATATAGTGGAAATTATtgaatagtatatattattttaatatagtagttaatagaaatgttcaaaaaatatttataattgccAGTTGttgttatcataatattatttttatttatatattatattacagtttcataaaacatattatatttttttaagttttttaattgattgtttatcgttttgtattgttttttttattagttttgtaattatacttatatagATCAAACAGTAAAACATAATACTGCTACCATTACATATTGCATGTAAAACATGGAACTCCATGTTTATGTTTCTGGAGTTCCAAAGTGTTGATTGTGTGGAAGCTGAAGCTTTTCaccattttactaaattattgtacaatcTAACACTTATAGAGTATACAgtgataataaattgaaatatcatatttaatttttatgtgctTAACACATTTCTTCCCAGAGTTTCCATAAGTCTAACTGCACACTCCCTAAAACTAGTTAAAGTACTGCTTGGGGATCAAAGTGTTAACCCTTTTCAGGACCAGAGGAGCAATTTTATGATGGcagaaaaatatattggaaagaCCAGTTGGATAATTTCTTAATGGTTGTTATTTATACAAACAGACAATTTTGATATAGCACAgcatttatcaatatattatatggagtattaaatcattataaatttctatattaatttaatagcaatttcatacaaaatgtgttattatttggtatattataatttgtaataaaaaaattatgatatttagtTCCCTTTGCAGCTAAAGTAAGCAGCTGTGTTTGTTATTGTGGGAATATGGAACCAATGTATAATCACATcatagtcctcctccgtagactaatggttatagtctcggctctctaaccaagagatcacgggttcaaatcccggggaagtccaaaaatgtaataataataacaaaaaccagtgcacttcgtgctgacgctgaggcttaaatgagaaaaaataatcacatcataataaaattgtttttattttcaagcaTGTATAGTTTGCAAATA carries:
- the LOC124372947 gene encoding LOW QUALITY PROTEIN: diacylglycerol O-acyltransferase 1-like (The sequence of the model RefSeq protein was modified relative to this genomic sequence to represent the inferred CDS: deleted 3 bases in 3 codons), which codes for MDIVKATERLLKLAIPNHLLWLIFFYLLFHSFLNLVGELLHFADRNFFNSDWWNAKNIDVFWRSWNTPVHLWAVRHLYLPMVGLGYSKNMASIMVFFTSAFFHEYLVSVPLRTFKIWAFLGMMAQIPLAIICRKIETKYGSRWGNIIVWSSLIVGQPLCIMMYYHDYVITHFGKALLEAYAQV